A stretch of the uncultured Bacteroides sp. genome encodes the following:
- a CDS encoding HIT family protein: protein MATIFSKIVAGEIPSYKVAEDDRFFAFLDINPLVKGHTLVIPKREIDYLFDLEDEELSAMNLFAKSVAKAIEKAIPCKRIGVAVMGLEVPHAHIHLIPINKESDMIISNPKQKLSNDEFILIAESIKSAWENSKADL from the coding sequence ATGGCAACAATATTTAGTAAAATTGTAGCTGGTGAGATTCCTAGTTATAAAGTAGCGGAGGATGATCGTTTTTTTGCTTTTCTTGATATCAATCCTTTGGTAAAAGGCCACACTCTGGTTATACCTAAACGTGAAATAGACTATCTTTTCGATTTGGAAGATGAAGAACTTTCAGCAATGAATCTTTTTGCGAAAAGTGTGGCTAAAGCAATTGAGAAAGCAATTCCATGTAAGAGAATAGGGGTTGCTGTGATGGGACTTGAAGTTCCTCATGCTCATATTCATCTAATTCCAATTAATAAGGAGTCGGATATGATAATTTCAAATCCAAAGCAAAAGTTGTCTAACGACGAATTTATTTTGATTGCAGAATCAATCAAGAGTGCTTGGGAAAACAGTAAGGCTGATTTATAA
- a CDS encoding thioredoxin-like domain-containing protein, whose amino-acid sequence MKKICFFILGTLVLASCNKEPKFNIKGTVADADGKMLYLEASGIEGAELLDSVKLKSDGEFSFKQLRPESPEFYRLRIDEKVINFSVDSIEPLDVKAKLSDLSTGYSITGSDNCTKIKELTLMQIDLQKKVDGLVKATQQNKVTNEVLQDSVSKMVDSYKKQVKSKYIFVAPNMTYAYFALFQKLNGSLLFDPMNSKDDIKCFQAVATSLTNAYPNADRTKNLYNIVIKGLKNTRTAKSRVLQIPQEKISEAGLIDINLKDIKGVTRKLSTLKGKVVLLDFIVYQSEVSAAHNFVLRDLYNKYAAQGLQIYQISLDADEHFWKTATDKLPWVCVRDEDGVNSRYASMYNIKKIPAFFLINRNNELKARDESIKNLEDAIKKLL is encoded by the coding sequence ATGAAAAAGATTTGTTTTTTTATACTTGGAACTTTGGTTTTAGCATCTTGCAACAAAGAACCAAAATTTAATATTAAAGGAACTGTTGCTGATGCTGACGGCAAAATGTTGTATTTGGAGGCTTCCGGTATTGAAGGAGCTGAATTGCTTGATTCAGTGAAACTAAAAAGTGATGGTGAATTTAGTTTTAAACAGCTGCGTCCTGAATCTCCTGAATTTTATCGGTTGAGAATAGACGAGAAAGTGATTAATTTCTCTGTAGACAGCATTGAACCTCTTGATGTTAAAGCAAAATTAAGCGATTTATCTACGGGATATTCTATAACTGGTTCTGATAATTGTACAAAAATAAAAGAACTTACATTGATGCAGATTGATCTGCAAAAGAAGGTTGATGGACTAGTGAAAGCTACTCAGCAAAATAAAGTTACAAATGAGGTGCTTCAGGATAGCGTGTCAAAGATGGTGGATAGTTATAAGAAGCAAGTGAAATCTAAGTATATTTTTGTTGCTCCAAATATGACTTATGCTTATTTTGCTCTTTTCCAGAAACTAAATGGCTCTTTGCTTTTTGATCCGATGAATAGTAAAGATGACATTAAATGTTTTCAAGCTGTTGCAACGAGTTTAACTAATGCTTATCCTAATGCCGATCGTACAAAGAACTTATATAATATAGTTATAAAAGGACTTAAGAATACCAGAACGGCAAAAAGTAGAGTGTTACAAATTCCTCAGGAAAAAATATCTGAAGCGGGATTAATTGATATCAACCTGAAAGATATTAAAGGGGTGACCCGCAAACTGAGTACTTTGAAAGGTAAGGTTGTTCTTCTTGATTTTATTGTTTATCAAAGTGAGGTTTCCGCTGCGCATAATTTTGTATTGCGTGATTTATATAATAAGTATGCAGCTCAAGGTTTACAGATTTATCAGATTTCTTTAGATGCTGATGAGCATTTCTGGAAAACTGCCACTGATAAGTTGCCATGGGTTTGTGTTCGTGATGAGGATGGAGTTAATTCAAGATATGCTTCTATGTATAATATAAAGAAAATACCGGCATTCTTCTTGATCAATAGAAATAATGAGCTTAAAGCCCGTGATGAGAGCATTAAAAATCTAGAAGACGCGATTAAGAAATTGCTTTAA
- the greA gene encoding transcription elongation factor GreA, with translation MAYMSEEGYKKLVEELRILETVNRPEISRQIAEARDKGDLSENAEYDAAKEAQGMLEMKINQLKTIVGAAKIIDETKLKTDSVQILNKVELKNVNNGMKMVYTIVSESEANLKEGKLSVSTPIAQGLLGKKVGDVAHISVPQGKISLEVVNISL, from the coding sequence ATGGCTTATATGTCAGAAGAAGGTTACAAAAAACTAGTTGAGGAACTGAGAATACTCGAAACTGTAAATCGTCCTGAAATTTCAAGACAGATTGCTGAGGCGAGAGATAAAGGTGACTTGTCTGAAAATGCAGAATATGATGCGGCAAAAGAAGCACAAGGCATGCTTGAAATGAAAATTAATCAGTTGAAGACCATTGTTGGAGCTGCAAAGATTATTGATGAAACAAAATTGAAAACAGATTCTGTTCAGATTCTCAATAAAGTTGAACTTAAGAATGTGAATAACGGAATGAAGATGGTATATACTATTGTTTCTGAGAGTGAAGCAAATCTGAAAGAAGGGAAATTATCAGTTAGTACTCCTATTGCTCAGGGACTTTTAGGAAAGAAGGTAGGTGATGTTGCTCATATTTCTGTTCCTCAAGGTAAAATCTCTCTTGAAGTTGTGAATATATCTCTTTAA
- the pnp gene encoding polyribonucleotide nucleotidyltransferase, protein MINPIVKTIELGDGRTITLETGKLAKQADGSVMLRMGNTMLLATVCAAKDAVPGTDFMPLQVEYKEKYAAFGRFPGGFTKREGRASDYEILTCRLVDRALRPLFPDNYHAEVYVNIILFSADGEDMPDALAGLAASAALAVSDIPFNGPISEVRIARIDGKFVVNPTFSELEKADMDIMVAATYENIMMVEGEMKEVSEAELLEAMKVAHEAIKVHCKAQMELTEAVGKAVKREYCHEVNDDELRKAVHNACYDKSYAIAASGNKNKHEREDAFKAICQEFKAQLSEEELAEKGALIDRYYHDVEKDAMRRCILDEGKRLDGRKTTEIRPIWSEVGYLPGPHGSAIFTRGETQSLTSVTLGTKMDEKIIDNVLARGKERFLLHYNFPPFCTGEAKAQRGTGRREIGHGNLAHMALKGIIPDNYPYVVRIVSEILESNGSSSMATVCAGTLALMDAGVKIKKPVSGIAMGLIKNAGEEKYAVLSDILGDEDHLGDMDFKVTGTKDGITATQMDIKVDGLSFDILERALNQAKEGRMHILGKILETIQEPRTELKDHAPRIETLTIPKEFIGAIIGPGGKIIQGMQEETGATITIEEVEGVGKIEVSGTNKASIENAMRLIKGIVSVPEVGEIYKGKVRSIMPYGAFVEFLPGKDGLLHISEIDWKRLETVEEAGIKEGDEIEVKLIDVDAKTGKFKLSKKVLTPRPPKKED, encoded by the coding sequence ATGATCAACCCAATTGTTAAAACAATCGAGCTAGGTGATGGAAGAACCATTACTCTCGAGACGGGAAAATTGGCAAAACAGGCAGACGGATCTGTTATGCTGCGCATGGGAAACACCATGTTGCTCGCTACTGTTTGTGCCGCTAAAGATGCAGTTCCCGGAACAGATTTCATGCCTTTACAGGTAGAGTACAAAGAAAAATACGCAGCCTTTGGCCGTTTTCCAGGTGGTTTTACAAAAAGAGAAGGTAGAGCTTCAGACTATGAAATTCTGACTTGTCGTTTGGTAGACCGCGCTCTACGTCCACTATTCCCAGATAACTACCACGCAGAAGTCTATGTAAATATCATTCTTTTCTCTGCAGATGGTGAAGATATGCCCGACGCACTAGCAGGTCTTGCTGCTTCCGCAGCATTAGCTGTATCAGACATACCATTCAACGGTCCTATTTCTGAAGTACGTATAGCACGTATTGATGGCAAATTTGTAGTCAACCCAACATTCTCTGAACTTGAAAAAGCTGACATGGATATTATGGTTGCTGCTACTTATGAGAACATCATGATGGTGGAAGGTGAAATGAAAGAAGTTTCAGAAGCTGAGTTATTGGAAGCTATGAAAGTTGCACACGAAGCAATCAAGGTACACTGCAAAGCTCAAATGGAATTGACCGAAGCGGTTGGCAAAGCTGTAAAACGCGAATATTGCCATGAAGTAAACGACGACGAGCTTCGTAAAGCTGTTCATAATGCTTGTTATGACAAGTCTTATGCAATTGCTGCTTCAGGAAACAAAAACAAACACGAACGTGAAGATGCATTTAAGGCTATCTGCCAAGAATTCAAAGCACAACTTAGTGAAGAAGAATTAGCAGAAAAGGGAGCACTTATTGACCGTTACTATCACGATGTTGAAAAAGATGCTATGCGTCGTTGCATCCTTGATGAAGGAAAGCGTCTTGATGGAAGAAAAACTACTGAAATCCGTCCTATCTGGAGTGAAGTTGGTTACCTGCCAGGACCTCACGGATCTGCAATCTTTACTCGTGGTGAAACTCAATCCTTAACTTCTGTTACCTTAGGTACAAAGATGGACGAGAAAATCATTGATAATGTATTGGCAAGAGGAAAAGAACGTTTCTTGTTACACTACAATTTCCCTCCATTCTGTACAGGTGAAGCAAAAGCTCAGCGTGGAACAGGTCGTCGTGAAATTGGACACGGAAACTTAGCTCATATGGCTTTAAAAGGAATAATTCCTGATAACTATCCTTATGTAGTTCGTATCGTATCTGAAATCCTTGAATCAAACGGTTCTTCTTCAATGGCTACTGTATGTGCCGGAACATTGGCTCTTATGGATGCAGGTGTGAAGATTAAGAAACCAGTATCAGGTATCGCAATGGGATTGATCAAAAACGCAGGAGAAGAGAAATACGCTGTATTATCTGACATCTTGGGTGATGAAGACCACTTAGGAGACATGGACTTCAAGGTTACAGGAACAAAAGATGGTATCACTGCTACTCAAATGGACATCAAGGTAGACGGACTTTCTTTCGACATTCTGGAAAGAGCACTTAATCAGGCTAAAGAAGGACGTATGCACATTCTTGGTAAGATCCTTGAAACAATTCAGGAACCTCGTACTGAGTTGAAAGACCACGCTCCACGTATTGAAACCTTGACTATTCCTAAAGAATTCATCGGTGCTATAATAGGCCCAGGTGGAAAGATTATCCAGGGAATGCAAGAAGAAACTGGTGCAACTATCACTATTGAAGAAGTTGAGGGTGTAGGTAAGATTGAAGTTTCAGGAACTAACAAAGCTTCTATTGAAAACGCTATGCGTTTGATCAAGGGCATTGTTTCAGTACCGGAAGTTGGTGAAATTTACAAAGGTAAAGTTCGTTCAATTATGCCTTACGGTGCATTTGTTGAATTCCTTCCAGGAAAAGACGGATTGCTCCACAT